One region of Skermanella mucosa genomic DNA includes:
- a CDS encoding DUF4398 domain-containing protein — MGRLCLVAGAALALAACANDIPAPTEQVTLSDNIIRNAENAGAVQYSPVELNMAREKLEAARREMQDENNAEARRLAEQAEVDARLAELRSRTQTTKDAVAAVQASIDTLRRELNARPTS, encoded by the coding sequence TTGGGCAGACTGTGCCTCGTGGCCGGTGCTGCCCTGGCGCTGGCCGCCTGCGCCAACGATATCCCGGCGCCAACCGAACAAGTGACGCTGTCGGACAACATCATCCGGAATGCCGAGAACGCCGGCGCGGTCCAATACTCCCCCGTGGAACTCAACATGGCGCGCGAGAAGCTGGAAGCCGCCCGACGCGAGATGCAGGACGAGAACAACGCCGAGGCCCGGCGCCTCGCCGAGCAGGCCGAGGTCGATGCCCGTCTCGCCGAACTCCGCTCCCGCACCCAGACCACCAAGGACGCGGTCGCCGCGGTCCAGGCCAGCATCGACACGCTTCGGCGTGAGCTGAACGCACGGCCGACCAGTTGA
- a CDS encoding OmpA family protein → MTVIRRLALGASACALLAACANAPTETSSVSQANSAYQSARNDPQVVNTAALELQRAEQALREAQDAQSAGEEVDVVDHEAYLASRRAEIATQTAELKAAQQQIEQANQSRDQVLLNARSGQVQSLQRQLSELQAKQTERGMVLTLGDVLFEVGKAELRSSAQRTITDLAAFMRQNPERSVEVTGFTDSTGSVELNQELSENRAEAVRRALVAQGINPQRIVTRGLGPALPVASNNTSGGRQQNRRVEITISDETGSIPPRA, encoded by the coding sequence ATGACCGTCATTCGCCGCCTGGCGCTGGGCGCCTCGGCCTGCGCGCTGCTGGCCGCCTGCGCGAACGCCCCGACCGAAACGTCCAGCGTCAGCCAGGCCAACTCGGCCTATCAGTCGGCCCGCAACGATCCGCAGGTGGTCAACACGGCCGCGCTTGAGCTGCAGCGCGCCGAGCAGGCCCTGCGCGAGGCCCAGGACGCGCAGTCGGCCGGCGAGGAGGTCGACGTGGTCGACCACGAGGCTTACCTGGCGTCGCGCCGGGCCGAGATCGCGACCCAGACCGCCGAGCTCAAGGCGGCGCAGCAGCAGATCGAGCAGGCGAACCAGAGCCGCGACCAGGTCCTGCTAAATGCCCGCTCCGGACAGGTCCAGAGCCTCCAACGCCAGCTTTCGGAACTGCAGGCGAAGCAGACCGAGCGCGGCATGGTCCTGACTCTGGGCGACGTGCTGTTCGAGGTCGGCAAGGCCGAGTTGCGGTCGAGCGCCCAGCGCACCATCACCGATCTCGCCGCCTTCATGCGCCAGAATCCGGAACGGTCGGTGGAAGTCACGGGCTTCACCGACAGCACCGGCAGCGTCGAGCTGAACCAGGAACTGTCCGAAAACCGCGCCGAGGCCGTTCGCCGCGCCCTCGTGGCCCAGGGCATCAACCCGCAGCGGATCGTCACGCGGGGCCTCGGCCCGGCGCTTCCGGTCGCCAGCAACAACACGTCCGGGGGACGGCAACAGAACCGCCGCGTCGAGATCACCATCTCCGACGAAAC